The Stackebrandtia nassauensis DSM 44728 genome includes the window ATTCCGCTACGGCGGCGGTGGACAAGCTGGTGCGTGTTGCGATCCTCGCTGGAGCTGGTGCTCCAGCGCCACGAAGGCTTACCGCCCGTGCCAGGTTCGCCGTGTTGTTGCGATCCTCGCTGAAGCTGGTGCTCCAGCGCCACACTGGCAGAGCTGGAAAGCGATCAACCGCGAACAGTTGCGATCCTCGCTGGAGCTGGTGCTCCAGCGCCACGGTCCTCGTTGCCGCGTTGGTGTTGCGGACCTCGAGGTTGCGATCCTCGCTGGAGCTGGTGCTCCACCGCCACCGGCGTCCCACCGCGGCGGCTGCGGTGACGATCGGGTTGCGATCCTCGCTGGAGCTGGTGCTCCAGCGCCACCGTCGTGGTGGCGACGTGCTCACGGATCAACTCCTGGTTGCGATCCTCGCTGGAGCTGGTGCTCCAGCGCCACTGGCGTTGTACTCGTCTAGCGGCTGGTTAAGCCGCAGTTGCGATCCTCGCTGGAGCTGGTGCTCCAGCGCCACAGCTGCTTCCGTGGATTCAGTCGCACCCCAACATGTTGCGATCCTCGCTGGAGCTGGTGCTCCAGCGCCACCGGCAACGGAGCGTTGGCGAGGTTCTTGAGGACCTCGTTGCGATCCTCGCTGGAGCTGGTGCTCCAGCGCCACTGGAGTCGTGGACGTGCGCCGACGCCCACGAGATCCTGTTGCGATCCTCGCTGGAGCTGGTGCTCCAGCGCCACACGATCGCCAGCAGCAGCGGTCCCCACTCGCGGAAGTTGCGATCCTCGCTGGAGCTGGTGCTCCAGCGCCACACGATCGCCAGCAGCAGCGGTCCCCACTCGCGGAAGTTGCGATCCTCGCTGGAGCTGGTGCTCCAGCGCCACAGGTCACCAATCCCAATCAGCTGGTCTTGCGCCATGTTGCGATCCTCGCTGGAGCTGGTGCTCCAGCGCCACGGTTCCTATAGTGCAGGAACATGGGTTTGGGGGCGAAGGGAGCATGGGTTCTGTGTCCAGTTTCTAAGGTTTTGACAGAATTTCGTCTTGGGAACCAACCGCGTGTCGCGACATCACTTGAGGTTCCGAAGCCATCATGGTTGGGACACACCACAGCCTCCTTTCCGGCACGCCGGTGTCTCGAGGACGTCTGGAGCTCTAGGAGCGGGTGCCAGTTCTAATAACACAGGCTGTGGTCTCATTTGCGGGAGTCCCTTGTGGTCGAGTGCTTCGATGGCATCTCATCTGATCGTGTGGCATTGCGGTTATCACCGGAAGTTGCGCGGTTTCGTTGGCATCGGTGTGTGGAGTGGGGTGAGTTTGTCGGCGGTGATGGAGGTGACGCCGCCTGCGTTGCGGAGTTGACCGCGGATGAGGAGTACGGGGGTGGCGTGGGCTTCGCGGGGGTAGGCGAGGCGAAGGCCGGGTTCGCAGACGATGTTGGCTTGGCCGGTTTCGTCTTCGAGGTTGATGAACAAGATGCCTCCGGCGGTTTCGGGGGCTTGGCGGTGGGTGACGATGCCGCCGACGACTACGCGGGTGCGGTCTGGGAGGGTTGCGAGTTGGTCGATCGGGGTGGCGTCATGGGCGTCGAGCTGGTGGCGGATGTGTTCGATTGGGTGGGAGTCGACGGAGGAGCCCGTCGCGGTCAGGTCGGCGGCGGTGAGTTCGGCGTTGCTCATGCCCGGCAGCATGGGCGCGGTGAGCTGGATGGTGCCGTCGATCGTGTCGTGGGTGTTGGCGGCGGCGGGCGCGGCCATCCACAGTGCTTGCCTGCGGGTAGGGCCGAGAGCGGTGAGGGCGCCGGCGGTGGCGAGGTTTTCCAGGTGGGTTTCGGTGAGCCCGGCACGGCGGGCCAGGTCGGTGATCGACGTGTAGGGCTGGCCCACGGCAATGCGCTCGGCGACGGTGTCAGAGATGCCGTGGACTTGGTTCAGGCCCAACCGCACGGCCGGGCCGCCGCTCCCCCACTGCCTGGCGGGTGCATCAGCGGGTGCGGGTGTGCCGTGTCCGTCGAGTGTGGTGGTGGCGTGGCTGTGGTTGATGTGGACGGGGTGGATCCTCACGCCGTGGCGGCGGGCATCGGCGATGAGGGTGTTGATCGAGTAGAACCCCATCGGCTGGGCCCTGATGAGCCCCGTCAGGAACGCCGCCGGATAGTACCTCTTCAGGTAGCAAGAGGCGTAGGCGATGTAGGCGAAACTGATCGCGTGTGACTCGGGAAACCCGTATCCGGAGAATGCCTCCATTCTCGACCATAGGTCGTCGATCGTGGCATGTGGGATGTCGTTGGCTGCCGCGCCCGCGTAGAACCGGTCTTTGAGGCGGTGCATGCGTTCGGCCGATCGTTTGGCGCCCATGGCTTGCCGCAGCTCGTCGGCATCCGCTGGGCTGAACCCGCCACAGTCGACGGCCAGTTGCATCATTTGTTCCTGAAACAGCGGCACACCCAGGCTCTTCTCCAGTGCGGGTTGGGCGAGGCGGTGGGGGTAGACGACAGGCTCGAGGCCGTCGCGGCGCCGCAGATACGGATGCACCGCACCGCCTTGGATCGGGCCCGGCCGCACCAACGCGATCTGGACGGCCAGATCATGCAGGTTAGCCGGGCGCAGCCGGGGGGCGAGTTGTAGCTGGGCACGGGATTCGATCTGGAACGTGCCGATCGCATCGCCTTTGTGGACCATCGCGTACACCTCCGCGTCGTCCGGAGTCAGCGCGGCCAAATCCACGGGAACGTCGTAGTGGGCATTGGCGACGTCGCGGGCCTCGCGCAGCGCGGTGAGCATCCCGAGCCCGAGGAGGTCGATCTTCACCAGGCCGGCGTCGGCGCAGTCGTCTTTGTCCCACTGCAGGACGGTGCGTTTGTCCATGCGGGCGTGCTCGACGGGCACGACGTCGATGATCGGTCGGTCGCAGATCACCATCCCCCCGGAATGGATACCCAGATGCCGTGGGGCTCCCAGCAGTTGTCCGGCGTAGGTGCCCACATCGGCGGGCAGCTCGGTCAGCGCGGGGCCGCCGCGGCGCGGGGAGGCCGCGATCCAGGCATCCACCTGGCCGGGCGAATACCCCAAAGCAGCGGCCGAGTCCCTGATGGCGGAGCGGCGGCGGTAGGTGATGACGTTGGCGACCTGGGCGGCATAGGTGCGGCCGTAGGTGTCGTAGACGTATTGGATGACGGCTTCGCGGCGCCGCGCCTCGATATCCAGGTCAATGTCCGGTGGCCCCTCCCGAGCGGGGCTGAGGAACCGCTCGAACAACAGCTTGAATGCGATCGGGTCGGCCGCGGTGATCCCCAGGGTGAAACACACCACGGAGTTGGCCGCGCTGCCGCGGCCCTGGACCAGGATCCCCTCCCGGCGACAGTAGTCCACAATGTCGTGGACGATGAGGAAGTAACCCGCGAACCCGAGCCTCTTGATGACATCAAGTTCATGATCCAGTTGCCGGACCACGTCCGAGCGCGATCCCAAGGGCCCATACCGCTCGGCCGCACCGGCCTGGACCAGGTGCCGCAGCCAGGAGTCCTCGTCATGCCCGGCCGGGACCGGAAACGGCGGCAACGCGGGCGCCACTAGGTCCAGGTCGAACGCCAACTCCCTTGCGAGACGGAGGCTGCTGGCCACCGCGCCGCCAAACGGCGCGAACCGCTCGACCATCTCGTCAGGCGAGCACAGCCGTGCCGTTGGTGCGGCGGGCAGCCACCCGTCCAGCTCGTCCAGGGGCATGTTGGCGCGCACCGCCGCGGCCACCTGCGACAACCTGTGCCGAGAGCTGCGGGCATAATGGACGTTGTTTGTCGCCACCACCGACAGCCCCAACTCGGAAGCCAGATCGGCGAGCGCCTCGTTGCGGTCGCCGTCGGTGAAAGCCTGATGGTCAGTCAACTCGACGTAAACGCCGTCGCGCCCGAACAACTCAACCAACCGCTCCAACTCGACCCGCGCCGCATCCACCCCACCCGCATCCAAGGCACGGCGTACCGGGCCCTTGCGGCAGCCAGTCAACACCACCACGTGCCCGCGCAGCCTCGCGGCGACGCCCT containing:
- a CDS encoding error-prone DNA polymerase; protein product: MTEGWGGRGRHLTWRQLRDRMVGRATSGSGVGKPRHLRLVTDDEPTPPASSPPAVEAGGYAELHAHSNFSFLDGASSPEDLVAEALRLGLSGLAITDHDGLYGAVRFAQAAKGTGLATVYGAELSIGLTGERAGVPDPSGTHLLVLARGAEGYAKLSAAIGNAHLAGGQKGLPDYGSLEGVAARLRGHVVVLTGCRKGPVRRALDAGGVDAARVELERLVELFGRDGVYVELTDHQAFTDGDRNEALADLASELGLSVVATNNVHYARSSRHRLSQVAAAVRANMPLDELDGWLPAAPTARLCSPDEMVERFAPFGGAVASSLRLARELAFDLDLVAPALPPFPVPAGHDEDSWLRHLVQAGAAERYGPLGSRSDVVRQLDHELDVIKRLGFAGYFLIVHDIVDYCRREGILVQGRGSAANSVVCFTLGITAADPIAFKLLFERFLSPAREGPPDIDLDIEARRREAVIQYVYDTYGRTYAAQVANVITYRRRSAIRDSAAALGYSPGQVDAWIAASPRRGGPALTELPADVGTYAGQLLGAPRHLGIHSGGMVICDRPIIDVVPVEHARMDKRTVLQWDKDDCADAGLVKIDLLGLGMLTALREARDVANAHYDVPVDLAALTPDDAEVYAMVHKGDAIGTFQIESRAQLQLAPRLRPANLHDLAVQIALVRPGPIQGGAVHPYLRRRDGLEPVVYPHRLAQPALEKSLGVPLFQEQMMQLAVDCGGFSPADADELRQAMGAKRSAERMHRLKDRFYAGAAANDIPHATIDDLWSRMEAFSGYGFPESHAISFAYIAYASCYLKRYYPAAFLTGLIRAQPMGFYSINTLIADARRHGVRIHPVHINHSHATTTLDGHGTPAPADAPARQWGSGGPAVRLGLNQVHGISDTVAERIAVGQPYTSITDLARRAGLTETHLENLATAGALTALGPTRRQALWMAAPAAANTHDTIDGTIQLTAPMLPGMSNAELTAADLTATGSSVDSHPIEHIRHQLDAHDATPIDQLATLPDRTRVVVGGIVTHRQAPETAGGILFINLEDETGQANIVCEPGLRLAYPREAHATPVLLIRGQLRNAGGVTSITADKLTPLHTPMPTKPRNFR